The following proteins come from a genomic window of Coffea arabica cultivar ET-39 chromosome 11c, Coffea Arabica ET-39 HiFi, whole genome shotgun sequence:
- the LOC113716352 gene encoding 18.5 kDa class I heat shock protein, producing MSLIPSVFGGRRSNVFDPFSLDIWDPFEGFPFSNTSLANVPDTARDTSAFATARIDWKETPEAHVFKADLPGLKKEEVKVEVEEGRVLQISGERSREQEEKNDKWHRVERSSGRFLRRFRLPENAKVDQVKASMENGVLTVTVPKEEVKKSDVKAIEISG from the coding sequence ATGTCGCTGATTCCAAGCGTCTTCGGTGGCCGAAGAAGCAACGTTTTCGACCCATTTTCACTTGACATTTGGGATCCCTTTGAAGGCTTTCCTTTCTCGAACACCAGTCTGGCGAACGTCCCAGATACAGCAAGGGATACATCTGCATTTGCAACCGCCCGCATCGACTGGAAAGAGACTCCCGAAGCCCATGTCTTCAAAGCCGACCTTCCGGGGCTGAAGAAGGAGGAAGTGAAGGTGGAGGTTGAGGAAGGCCGGGTCCTGCAGATTAGCGGAGAAAGGAGCCGGGAGCAAGAGGAGAAGAACGACAAGTGGCATAGGGTGGAGAGGAGCAGCGGCAGGTTCCTGCGCAGGTTCAGGCTGCCGGAGAACGCCAAGGTGGATCAGGTGAAGGCCAGCATGGAGAATGGGGTGCTCACCGTCACCGTGCCGAAAGAGGAAGTGAAGAAGTCTGATGTTAAGGCCATTGAGATCTCCGGCTAA